The DNA region TCGGCGAGTCGCAGGAGGTTGTCAGGAACTAACTGGAGGCAGGCGAAGGCGGAGGTGAAGAGCGGTACTGATAGAAGATCTCGTAGAGCACCAGGGCCGTGGCGACCGCCAGGTTAAGCGAATCGCTGCGGCCCGTCATGGCAATGCTCACCATGAGGTCGCAGCTCGCCTGTTGGGCGGGAGAGAGACCTTCGCGCTCGCTACCCATCAGCAGGACCAGAGGAAGTGGATAGCGCAGGGAGCGATAGTCGGTCGCAGCTGCCCCGGAGGTGCCGACCACTGTGCAGCCCGTTTCTTCCTTCCAGCGCCAGAACTCGGCCAGGCTGGCGCGAATAAGCCTCTGAGAGAAGAGGGCACCCATGCTGGCGCGGACAGCGTTAGGATCATGGGGGTCGGCGCAGTGATCGAGCAGTATCACCCCGCGAGCGCCAGCCGCATCAGCGGTGCGCAGGATTGTCCCGATATTGCCCGGGTCCTGAGCGGCATGCAGAGCCACCCAGTAGTCGCCGGGAGCTGGGTGCAGCTCCTCCAAACGGTGCCAGCGTTGACGGACGACGGCGGCCAGACCCTGGGGACCCTCCTTTTGCGAGAGGCTGCTAAAAACTGTCTCGCTCACCTCCAGTACGGGGACACCTGCCGCCTGGGCCTGGGCCACAAGGGAACGGGCGAAGTCGCTACGCAGCAGAGAAGGCGCCACCAGCAGCATCTCAACGGGGGCTTCTGTCTGGAGCGCCTCCGCCACCAGGCGAATACCTTCGATGAAGAAGCGACCGCTGCGCTCGCGCTCGTGGCGCTGGCGCAGGGCCCGGATCGCTTTAATACGTGGATTAGCGGGACTGGCAATCTGCATAAACCGGTCTCTACCGCAAGATAAAGCAAAGACGGCTCTTGCCTCTTCCAACCTTGCTTCGCTGCTGTCAGACGCGTGTTGTTGTCAGGCTGGTCCCGCTTATCATACTGTCTCTCCTCCAGAAAGGCAAGCCGTTCCAGCCAGTTCTCTCTCGATTGGCCAGAGAAGCCGTTGCCGGCAGCGCTGGCGACTGCACATGGCCTCTGGAGAGAGCTGAGGCCCGTGTGT from Thermogemmatispora onikobensis includes:
- a CDS encoding TrmH family RNA methyltransferase, whose protein sequence is MQIASPANPRIKAIRALRQRHERERSGRFFIEGIRLVAEALQTEAPVEMLLVAPSLLRSDFARSLVAQAQAAGVPVLEVSETVFSSLSQKEGPQGLAAVVRQRWHRLEELHPAPGDYWVALHAAQDPGNIGTILRTADAAGARGVILLDHCADPHDPNAVRASMGALFSQRLIRASLAEFWRWKEETGCTVVGTSGAAATDYRSLRYPLPLVLLMGSEREGLSPAQQASCDLMVSIAMTGRSDSLNLAVATALVLYEIFYQYRSSPPPSPASS